A genomic region of Pelodiscus sinensis isolate JC-2024 chromosome 1, ASM4963464v1, whole genome shotgun sequence contains the following coding sequences:
- the LOC142827846 gene encoding olfactory receptor 52E4-like translates to MSDYNTTYFTNPSTFILQGIPGLEAAHAWISIPFFIMYIITILGNFTILFIVKMEPSLHEPMYYFLCMLAITDLVLSTSTLPTILSNFWFNSKEIDFSACLTQLYFVHSFSAIESGILVAMALDRYVAICHPLRHSTILNNPVVAKICLAAVLQGAILVLPFPILARQWPYCRTNIIPYTHCEHMPVVKLACSDIHISSYYGLFLLFCFCGLYVIFIVISYTQILRAIFRLPTKDARLKTFGTCISHLCVILTFYTPNLFSSLMTRFGLKMPLHLHILLANIYLLVPPMLNPIIYGVRTKQIRDRLLGLFTLKGK, encoded by the coding sequence ATGTCAGATTACAACACAACTTACTttaccaacccctccaccttcatcctgcaaggcattcctggcctggaggccGCTCATGCCTGGATCTCAATCCCCTTCTTCATCATGTACATCATAAccatcttggggaacttcaccatcctgttcatcgtgaagatggagccaagcctccatgagcccatgtactatttcctctgcatgctggccatcacaGACTTGGTCctgtccacgtctacactacccacAATACTGAGCaatttctggttcaattccaaagagatcgatttcagtgcctgcctcacccagttgtattttgttcattccttctcggcgATTGAGTCTGGGATATTGGTGGCCATGgctttggatcgctacgtggccatctgccatcccctgagacattccaccatcctgaatAACCCCGTGGTGGCCAAGATCTGCCTGGCTGCGGTGCTGCAAGGTGCCATACTTGTACTGCCCTTTCCCATCCTGgcgaggcagtggccatattgtagaaccaacatcatcccctaCACACACTGTGAGCACATGCctgtggtgaagctggcctgctcTGACATCCACAtcagtagttactacggcctcttttTGCTATTCTGTTTCTGTGGTTTGTATGTGATTTTTATTGTCAtttcctacacccagatcctcagagccatcttccgcctccccacaaaggacgcccggctcaagacttttgggacctgcatcTCCCACCTCTGTGTCATCTTAACATTTTACACTCCaaatctcttctcctctctcatgACCCGGTTCGGCCTCAAAATGCCCCTGCATCTCCACATTCTCCTTGCCAACATttacctcctggtgccccccatgctcaaccccatcatctacggagtgaggaccaaacagatccgggacaggctgctcgGGCTTTTTACTCTGAAAGGGAAATAA